One genomic region from Yarrowia lipolytica chromosome 1C, complete sequence encodes:
- a CDS encoding uncharacterized protein (Compare to YALI0C23452g, no similarity), with protein MKFSNTLIMAVAASMPVSATFGTGFRWGGKGKWSDEDCDDGFIQPPPPSPPKPQETDCDEFPPSPPSPPRPWETDCEETPIVPKPPSPWEDCDTTTTSVVAKTTTPSIPERPQKATSTVPLIPQIKTNSIKTSSPPKKTKPVPTSSVPVQTSPDPSSLPPKKSKPVTSSTTPVSTPVESKTVPSSTASTPVESKPVLSTTPVNSKPVPSNTTPVSIVYTTDYTTVFTTIPCTTGGPPSTVWQTIPCTTTDVPQSSETPEIPQSEAPKSSEAPKSSEAPKSSEAPKSSEAPKSSVNPKSSETPKTSESPKSSEVPKPSFPVNGTIPVIYTTVFTTVPCTTGGPPSTVWKTVPCTECEVPHVTTEVVKPSSEVPQPTSNVPKPSSEVEKLSSTPVEASSTPVVPQPTSEGPKPSSEVPEPSSEVEKPSSTPVETSSTPVVPQPTSEVPKPSSEVEKPSSEVEKPSSEVEKPSSTPVEASSTPVVSQPTPEAPKPSSEVPEPSTPVEATSTPVVPQPTSEVPKPSSEVPEPSSEVEKPSSTPVEASSTPVVSQPTSEVPKSSSEVPEPSSEAPKPSSEVEEPSSTAPVVPQPSPETTKETPETPKPTGETPAPSPETPEVPKPSPENPETPKPTGETPAPSPETPEVPKPSPENPETPKPTGETPAPSPETPEVPKPSPENPETPQPTGETPAPSPETPETPETPETPKPSPETPESPETPETPETPKPSPETPESPETPETPETPETPEAPKPSPEAPAQTEGNPSPSGGAGTVPTTTLSPVVSQPPQAGGSNTPEHPPQAPSGSAPPVQANSANKMAIPALAFVCAFACLL; from the coding sequence ATGAAGTTCTCCAACACACTCATTATGGCTGTCGCTGCCTCCATGCCTGTCTCCGCCACTTTCGGCACTGGCTTCAGATGGGGAGGTAAGGGCAAGTGGTCCGACGAGGACTGCGATGACGGATTTATTCAACCTccccctccttctcccccTAAGCCTCAGGAAACTGACTGCGACGAGttccctccttctcctccctctcccCCTCGGCCTTGGGAGACAGACTGCGAAGAGACCCCCATTGTTCCCAAGCccccttctccttgggAGGACTGCGACACTACCACCACTTCCGTTGTGGCCAAGACCACCACTCCCAGCATTCCCGAGCGGCCCCAGAAAGCCACCTCTACTGTTCCTCTGATTCCCCAGATTAAAACAAACAGCATCAAGACTTCTTCTCCCCCCAAGAAGACAAAGCCTGTGCCCACTAGTTCTGTCCCCGTTCAGACTTCTCCCgacccttcttctcttcctcccaAGAAGTCCAAGCCTGTCACTTCTAGCACTACTCCTGTTTCTACTCCCGTTGAGTCCAAGACTGTTCCTTCCAGCACAGCATCCACTCCCGTCGAGTCCAAGCCCGTTCTCAGCACCACTCCCGTTAATTCCAAGCCGGTGCCCAGCAACACAACCCCCGTCAGTATTGTTTACACCACTGATTACACCACTGTCTTCACGACTATCCCCTGCACCACTGGTGGCCCTCCTTCTACTGTGTGGCAGACAATCCCCTGCACTACCACCGATGTTCCCCAGTCTTCCGAGACTCCCGAGATTCCTCAGTCTGAGGCCCCCAAGTCTTCTGAGGCCCCCAAGTCTTCTGAGGCCCCCAAGTCTTCCGAGGCCCCCAAGTCTTCCGAGGCCCCCAAGTCCTCCGTGAATCCCAAATCCTCTGAAACTCCTAAGACCTCCGAGTCCCCTAAGTCTTCTGAGGTTCCCAAGCCTTCCTTCCCCGTTAACGGAACCATTCCCGTGATCTACACCACTGTGTTCACCACTGTCCCCTGCACCACTGGTGGACCTCCCTCTACCGTCTGGAAGACTGTCCCCTGCACCGAGTGTGAAGttcctcacgtgacaactGAGGTCGTTAAGCCTAGCTCTGAGGTTCCCCAGCCCACCTCCAATGTCCCCaagccttcttctgaggTTGAAAAGCTCTCCTCTACTCCCGTTGAGGCTTCTTCTACTCCCGTTGTTCCTCAGCCCACTTCCGAGGGCCCCAAGCCTTCCTCTGAGGTTCCcgagccttcttctgaggttgagaagcCCTCCTCTACTCCCGTTGAGACTTCTTCCACTCCCGTTGTTCCCCAACCCACCTCCGAGGTCCCCaagccttcttctgaggttgagaagccttcttctgaggttgagaagccttcttctgaggttgagaagcCCTCCTCTACTCCCGTCGAggcttcttccactcccGTTGTTTCTCAGCCCACTCCCGAGGCCCCCAAGCCTTCCTCTGAGGTTCCCGAGCCTTCTACTCCCGTCGAGGCTACCTCCACTCCCGTTGTTCCCCAACCCACCTCCGAGGTCCCCaagccttcttctgaggTCCCcgagccttcttctgaggttgagaagcCCTCCTCTACTCCCGTCGAggcttcttccactcccGTTGTTTCTCAGCCCACCTCCGAGGTCCCcaagtcttcttctgaggtCCCcgagccttcttctgaggCCCCCAAGCCTTCTTCCGAGGTTGAGGAGCCCTCCTCCACTGCCCCCGTCGTTCCCCAGCCTTCTCCTGagaccaccaaggagaCTCCCGAGACTCCTAAACCCACCGGAGAaactcctgctccttctcctgagACTCCCGAGGTCCCTAAGCCTTCTCCCGAGAACCCAGAGACTCCTAAACCCACCGGAGAaactcctgctccttctcctgagACTCCCGAGGTCCCTAAGCCTTCTCCCGAGAACCCAGAGACTCCTAAACCCACCGGAGAaactcctgctccttctcctgagACTCCCGAGGTCCCTAAGCCTTCTCCCGAGAACCCAGAGACTCCTCAGCCCACTGGTGAGAcacctgctccttctcccgaGACTCCCGAGACTCCCGAGACTCCCGAGACCCCCAAGCCTTCTCCCGAGACTCCCGAGAGTCCCGAGACTCCTGAGACTCCCGAGACCCCCAAGCCTTCTCCCGAGACTCCCGAGAGTCCCGAGACTCCTGAGACTCCTGAGACTCCTGAGACTCCTGAGGCCCCCAAGCCTTCTCCCGAGGCTCCTGCCCAGACTGAGGGCAACCCCTCTCCTTCTGGAGGCGCTGGTACTGTCCCAACCACCACGCTGTCTCCCGTTGTTTCCCAGCCTCCCCAGGCTGGTGGAAGTAACACTCCCGAGCACCCTCCCCAGGCTCCTTCCGGATCTGCTCCTCCCGTCCAGGCCAACAGCGCCAACAAGATGGCCATCCCCGCTCTTGCATTCGTCTGTGCTTTTGCCTGTCTCCTGTAA
- a CDS encoding uncharacterized protein (Compare to YALI0C23430g, no similarity), giving the protein MYRSWNNESDEANTSTSSVPPFGATNFAAFSPQASENNGNLPDLSQTDKTDNDEVTELIVSDYSSPVHDTMAADTVPTTSSTATSSNDKMDIVGSPDTTQEPALVTIRRESVNITRYNGVVIEQSIESQTFVMTEQAGESSDSRIEEIIESTSEDLPNMATPPQTAIRPDLFAPVVRAPASVGPKLEATNTPKQLPVRMPGANMPWATAPIILPNPQILRPLSENGEILPRKAVVVRKPHGVRQVAPAAESQKKEEHASQPEHSQSRYVSDSVHVDDIQDQEDAIITSNVESDAPLDSSRPTELKKPERKVQETEKEAAQEPVAAEQPTKSEVPEQPTTSETPEQTMGQKASTMEDQEENKQEAVSAKKFPATVKEAEAAVAASLRAERAKTIAKAMTEARPKAEDEAEQSRKGKVAAEKTKAEEKSALDKRHKREEEERAAGKKRTQEGQAARDKRVAKTKAIARERRAQPKEKRARDKETEERRAEERLAREKNAKEKRMKEEQKAAAKNQPEAVILIDDSDDDEAEEQEVQEEEEDTLVEPQEGMEVDGDANEDRDVGQGEVREQTEIELDENGIPTDPKYGVDFTELLHTEAYKRNMEAHRRWSKSGISLNVFLIRRKKEKQQRQKKKGREETENEEDEDKHLPAENYCDFSELVKTKRYRKNMEEEGYVLNDDNEIIKRRTRGRSDGKTKKPKTSPDAGYDKTLAAEQAKKEAKAAVTKRNRLTRAQARAQRKEMVSNDGASTSTAAVRPRANAKRKPVAEKQHFSSSEEDALLSMSEEFPAIIPNKGGDEDLKQIKRTKIDDPECLSGEKHDNAKGKSVDYS; this is encoded by the coding sequence ATGTACAGAAGCTGGAACAACGAAAGCGACGAGGCCAACACCAGCACGTCTTCTGTCCCTCCTTTTGGAGCTACCAACTTCGCAGCTTTCTCGCCTCAAGCATCTGAGAATAATGGCAATTTACCAGATCTGTCGCAGACTGACAAGACTGACAATGACGAGGTCACCGAGCTGATTGTGTCTGATTACAGCTCTCCTGTACACGACACCATGGCCGCAGATACCGTTCCCACGACATCCTCGACAGCCACTTCATCTAACGACAAAATGGATATTGTTGGTTCACCGGATACCACCCAAGAGCCAGCTCTTGTGACGATCCGACGGGAGTCTGTGAACATCACCCGCTACAATGGCGTTGTAATCGAGCAGTCAATTGAGAGCCAAACATTTGTCATGACCGAGCAGGCAGGCGAATCAAGCGATTCTCGAATTGAGGAGATCATTGAATCTACTTCCGAGGACCTACCCAATATGGCAACTCCACCGCAAACGGCAATTCGGCCTGACCTTTTTGCACCCGTCGTTCGAGCTCCTGCTTCAGTCGGTCCCAAGCTCGAGGCTACTAATACCCCCAAGCAACTTCCAGTTCGAATGCCCGGCGCTAACATGCCTTGGGCAACTGCACCTATAATTCTTCCCAACCCACAGATTCTGCGACCACTATCAGAGAACGGAGAAATTCTACCCCGCAAGGCTGTTGTGGTTAGAAAGCCTCACGGAGTCCGACAAGtagctcctgctgctgaatcacaaaaaaaggaagaaCATGCTAGTCAGCCCGAACACAGCCAGTCGCGCTACGTATCCGATTCGGTGCACGTGGACGATATACAGGATCAAGAAGACGCGATCATCACATCAAATGTTGAGTCTGACGCGCCATTGGACTCATCACGGCCCACTGAGCTGAAAAAACCGGAACGCAAAGTGCAGGAGACTGAGAAGGAAGCTGCACAGGAGCCCGTAGCAGCTGAACAGCCTACCAAATCAGAAGTTCCAGAACAGCCTACTACATCAGAGACCCCAGAACAGACCATGGGCCAAAAGGCAAGCACAATGGAAGATCAGGAGGAGAACAAACAGGAAGCGGTGAGTGCCAAAAAGTTTCCCGCCACTGTTAAGGAGGCTGAAGCAGCTGTTGCTGCGAGTCTGAGAGCTGAACGAGCCAAGACGATCGCAAAAGCAATGACGGAGGCAAGGCCTAAGGCCGAAGACGAGGCTGAGCAGTCTAGGAAGGGAAAGGTGGCCGCTGAGAAGACCAAAGCGGAGGAAAAATCTGCTCTGGACAAGAGACATAAGagggaagaggaagaacGAGCAGCTGGAAAGAAGCGTACACAGGAGGGACAGGCGGCGCGAGACAAGCGAGTAGCAAAGACCAAGGCTATTGCTCGAGAGAGGCGCGCTCAACCAAAAGAGAAACGGGCTCGCGACAAGGAAACTGAGGAACGACGGGCCGAGGAGAGACTGGCTCGTGAGAAAAACGCCAAGGAGAAACGCATGAAGGAAGAGCAAAAAGCTGCTGCTAAGAATCAGCCTGAGGCAGTGATTTTGATTGAtgacagcgacgacgacgaagcGGAGGAGCAAGAGGTccaggaggaagaagaggatACTCTGGTTGAGCCTCAGGAAGGTATGGAAGTGGACGGAGACGCAAACGAGGACAGAGACGTGGGGCAAGGCGAAGTGAGAGAACAGACAGAGATTGAGCTCGATGAGAATGGTATTCCTACTGATCCCAAATATGGAGTTGATTTCACAGAGCTGCTACATACCGAGGCATACAAACGCAACATGGAGGCTCATAGGCGGTGGTCGAAGTCAGGGATTTCTCTAAATGTGTTTCTGATTCGgcgaaagaaggaaaaacaGCAAaggcagaaaaaaaagggaagAGAGGAAACGGAGAATGAAGAGGATGAGGACAAACATCTACCTGCCGAAAACTACTGTGACTTTTCGGAACTGGTCAAGACGAAGCGTTACAGAAAGaacatggaggaggagggctACGTTTTGAATGACGACAACGAGATCATCAagagaagaacaagagGCCGCTCCGATGGCAAGACCAAAAAACCCAAGACCAGCCCTGACGCCGGCTACGATAAGACCCTTGCCGCTGAACAGGCGAAGAAGGAGGCGAAGGCAGCTGTGACAAAACGAAACAGACTCACTCGTGCACAGGCACGAGCTCAAAGGAAAGAAATGGTCTCAAACGATGGAGCCAGTACCTCCACAGCTGCTGTCCGTCCTCGTGCCAATGCCAAGCGTAAACCAGTAGCTGAGAAACAACATTTCAGTTCTTCTGAAGAGGATGCGTTGCTATCCATGTCTGAGGAATTCCCTGCTATTATTCCCAATaaaggtggagatgaagaccTGAAACAGATCAAGAGAACCAAGATTGATGATCCTGAATGTCTTTCTGGAGAGAAACATGACAATGCCAAAGGCAAGTCTGTTGATTATAGCTAA
- a CDS encoding uncharacterized protein (Compare to YALI0C23386g, similar to Saccharomyces cerevisiae ELP2 (YGR200C); ancestral locus Anc_5.139, similar to uniprot|P42935 Saccharomyces cerevisiae YGR200c ELP2 90 kDa subunit of elongator and elongating RNA polymerase II) has protein sequence MTELIAAGGNIHGNSSDYKDNVLVFGVGRALAFWEPKQAKNISNLLTGHSDNVTAVRFGKDMLLSGAVDGHVLVWKKHGNSWTVGQTLKDHNRAVGDIAVCGDIVATASSDGSVCVYRVKEDLELIQKLEEGPRFMPLCLGITSYEGKQILAVGGTSKLVFIYVMGEDRFSLEASLKGHEDWIRSLDFTIDEGDFLLASASQDKYIRLWRLHFGEGVANRRTADITDPFLTSPLLSNKEYTFEVAGTRATFSFEALVMGHDDWVYQVRWNGLRLLSASADTSLMMWQPDLSSGVWTADARLGEITVKGATTATGSSGGFMTCLWLDDDYVATIGKTGSWRLWKGDERWTSATSITGHFKEATDVCWAKDGSYLLSASHDQTTRIFAPIEGTWREVTRPQIHGYDMICLASIDGDTFVSGADEKILRTFTKPRGVAELLEKLCNISSGDSLPESASMPALGLSNKAVSQDEEPDEGQEREDTVMDASSNIYQVIADLKTAPLEEHLQRRTLWPEVDKLYGHGYEVTCVSASQDSSVIATACRANSSKHAVIRLYETKTWQELANPLEYHQLTVTRTRFSPDDKYLLSVSRDRNWAVWEKTADNYALFSTQEKSPNGHNRIIWDCAWAPLEFGSRVFLTASRDKSLRVWREKEGIWETAATEKFPDAVTACDVLPELENGNLKVIVGLDNGQVYLVTVTKEFQMTSAKQTLHCDKRINRISWQPESNKRYALASADKSVRIACTEQ, from the coding sequence ATGACAGAACTAATTGCAGCAGGAGGAAATATACACGGAAACTCGTCCGACTACAAAGACAACGTGTTAGTGTTTGGCGTGGGTCGAGCTCTCGCCTTCTGGGAGCCCAAGCAAGCCAAGAACATCTCGAATCTGCTTACTGGACATTCTGATAACGTCACAGCAGTGCGATTCGGAAAAGATATGCTGCTTTCGGGAGCCGTTGACGGCCACGTGCTCGTGTGGAAGAAGCATGGTAACAGTTGGACTGTGGGTCAGACTCTGAAAGACCACAATCGGGCTGTCGGTGACATTGCTGTTTGTGGGGATATCGTGGCTACTGCGTCTTCAGACGGATCAGTGTGTGTGTACCgagtcaaggaggacctTGAGCTAATCCAGAAACTTGAGGAAGGTCCCCGATTCATGCCTCTGTGTCTGGGTATCACTTCTTATGAAGGAAAGCAGATTCTAGCTGTGGGAGGTACTTCCAAGCTCGTGTTCATTTACGTTATGGGAGAGGACAGGTTCTCCCTGGAGGCTTCATTGAAGGGTCATGAGGACTGGATCCGATCTCTGGACTTTACCATTGACGAGGGTGACTTCCTGCTTGCTTCTGCGTCTCaggacaagtacattcGTCTATGGAGACTGCAttttggagaaggagtggcCAACCGACGAACGGCCGACATTACAGACCCCTTTCTTACATCGCCGCTGCTTTCCAACAAGGAATACACTTTTGAGGTTGCTGGCACTCGCGCCACTTTCTCGTTTGAAGCTCTGGTTATGGGGCATGACGATTGGGTGTATCAGGTGAGATGGAATGGCTTGAGACTGCTGTCTGCCTCGGCTGACACTTCTCTGATGATGTGGCAGCCCGATCTGAGCTCCGGAGTGTGGACTGCAGATGCTCGACTTGGAGAGATCACTGTGAAGGGTGCCACTACAGCTACCGGATCCAGTGGAGGATTCATGACCTGTTTGTGGCTCGATGACGACTATGTGGCTACAATTGGTAAGACTGGGTCGTGGCGACTGTGGAAGGGCGACGAAAGGTGGACCTCGGCTACCTCTATCACTGGCCATTTTAAAGAAGCCACTGATGTGTGTTGGGCCAAGGATGGCTCTTATCTGCTGAGTGCTTCTCATGATCAGACTACACGAATCTTCGCTCCTATCGAAGGTACCTGGCGAGAAGTTACTCGGCCACAGATCCATGGTTATGATATGATATGCCTTGCATCTATTGATGGGGACACTTTTGTGTCTGGAGCCGATGAGAAGATCTTGAGAACTTTCACCAAACCCAGAGGAGTGGCagagctgctcgagaagcTCTGTAACATCTCTTCTGGAGATTCTCTACCTGAATCAGCCTCCATGCCGGCATTGGGACTCTCAAACAAGGCTGTTTCTCAAGACGAAGAGCCAGATGAGGGACAGGAACGAGAAGACACTGTCATGGACGCCAGTTCGAACATCTACCAGGTCATTGCAGATCTCAAAACTGCTCCTCTGGAGGAACATTTGCAACGACGAACCCTGTGGCCTGAAGTTGACAAGCTGTACGGTCATGGTTACGAAGTCACCTGTGTTTCAGCCAGCCAGGACTCTTCAGTCATCGCCACTGCCTGTCGAGCCAACTCTTCCAAGCATGCCGTCATCAGACTGTATGAGACCAAAACGTGGCAAGAGCTGGCTAACCCTCTAGAGTACCATCAGCTGACAGTCACTCGAACCCGCTTCTCACCCGACGACAAGTACCTACTGTCagtctcacgtgaccgaaaCTGGGCCGTCTGGGAGAAGACTGCTGACAACTACGCACTCTTTTCCACCCAGGAGAAGTCTCCCAATGGTCACAACCGAATCATCTGGGATTGTGCATGGGCTCCTCTGGAGTTTGGCAGCCGTGTTTTTCTCACTGCTTCCCGAGACAAGTCTCTGCGAGTGTGGCGGGAAAAGGAGGGAATTTGGGAAACTGCGGCTACAGAGAAGTTTCCTGATGCGGTTACTGCTTGTGATGTTCTACCTGAGTTGGAAAATGGCAATCTGAAGGTCATTGTGGGTCTGGATAACGGCCAGGTCTACTTGGTCACTGTTACAAAAGAGTTCCAGATGACTAGTGCGAAACAGACTCTTCATTGCGACAAAAGAATCAATCGTATTTCGTGGCAGCCCGAGTCCAACAAGAGATACGCTCTTGCCTCTGCCGACAAATCTGTTAGAATTGCTTGCACCGAGCAGTAA
- a CDS encoding uncharacterized protein (Compare to YALI0C23408g, similar to Saccharomyces cerevisiae ILV3 (YJR016C); ancestral locus Anc_5.138, highly similar to uniprot|P39522 Saccharomyces cerevisiae YJR016c ILV3 Dihydroxy-acid dehydratase mitochondrial precursor), with translation MIRARNYATKAHTLNKFSKIITEPKSQGASQAMLYACGFNEADLGKPQVGVASVWWSGNPCNMHLLDLNFKVKEGIEKHNLKAMQFNTIGVSDGISMGTKGMRYSLQSRDMIADSIETLMMAQHYDANISIPGCDKNMPGVLMAMGRVNRPSIMLYGGTIHPGKAETRKGEDIDIVSAFQAYGQYIAGGISETERADVIRHACPGQGACGGMYTANTMASAAEVLGMTLPGSSSAPAISKEKMAECEALGPAINKLLEMDLKPKDIMTRQAFENAIAYIIATGGSTNAVLHLLAIAHTVDVPLTIDDFQRISDNTPLLADFKPSGAHVMADLQKWGGTPAVIKMLIEQGFIDGSPMTCSGESLKDTVAKYPSLPKEQDIFASVDAPLKPSGHLQILKGSLAPGGSVGKITGKEGTFFKGTARCFDEEDLFIEALEKGEIKKGEKTCVIIRYEGPKGGPGMPEMLKPSSALMGYGLGKDVALLTDGRFSGGSHGFLIGHIVPEAYEGGPIGLVEDGDEIIIDADNNIIDLLVDEKTMAERKAKWTPPAPRYTSGTLHKYSKLVSDASTGCITDA, from the exons ATGATTCGAGCACGAAA ctaCGCTACTAAGGCGCACACTTTGAACAAGTTCTCCAAGATCATCACGGAGCCCAAGTCGCAGGGAGCCTCTCAGGCTATGCTGTACGCCTGCGGCTTCAACGAGGCCGATCTGGGCAAGCCCCAGGTTGGTGTCGCCTCCGTCTGGTGGTCCGGAAACCCCTGCAACATGCACCTGCTTGATCTCAActtcaaggtcaaggagggcATCGAGAAGCAcaacctcaaggccatGCAGTTCAACACTATTGGTGTGTCTGATGGTATTTCTATGGGTACCAAGGGTATGCGATATTCTCTGCAATCTCGAGACATGATTGCTGACTCCATTGAGACTCTCATGATGGCCCAGCACTACGACGccaacatctccatccCGGGCTGTGACAAGAACATGCCCGGTGTTCTCATGGCCATGGGCCGAGTCAACCGACCCTCCATCATGCTGTACGGAGGAACCATCCACCCCGGAAAGGCCGAGACTCGAAAGGGCGAGGACATTGATATTGTTTCCGCCTTCCAGGCCTACGGACAGTACATTGCCGGCGGCATCTCTGAGACCGAGCGAGCCGATGTTATTCGACACGCCTGCCCCGGTCAGGGAGCCTGTGGAGGTATGTACACTGCTAACACCATGGCTTCTGCCGCAGAGGTGCTTGGTATGACTCTGCctggctcctcctccgctcccgccatctccaaggagaagatggccgAGTGTGAGGCTCTGGGACCTgccatcaacaagctgctggagatggacCTCAAGCCTAAGGATATCATGACCCGACAGGCCTTTGAGAACGCTATTGCTTACATCATTGCCACTGGAGGCTCCACCAACGCCGTTCTCCATCTGCTGGCTATCGCTCACACCGTCGACGTTCCTTTGACCATTGACGACTTCCAGCGAATCTCCGATAACACTCCTCTGCTCGCCGACTTCAAGCCCTCCGGAGCTCACGTCATGGCCGATCTGCAGAAGTGGGGTGGAACCCCCGCCGTCATCAAGATGCTCATTGAGCAGGGTTTCATTGATGGCTCTCCCATGACCTGTTCCGGAGAGTCTCTCAAGGACACCGTCGCCAAGTACCCCTCTCTccccaaggagcaggaTATCTTCGCCTCTGTTGACGCTCCCCTCAAGCCCTCTGGTCATCTGCAGATTCTTAAGGGCTCCCTTGCTCCCGGTGGATCCGTCGGAAAGATCACCGGAAAGGAGGGAACATTCTTCAAGGGTACCGCCCGATGTttcgacgaggaggacctGTTCAttgaggctctggagaagggcgagatcaagaagggcgagaAGACCTGTGTCATTATTCGATACGAGGGCCCCAAGGGAGGACCCGGTATGCCCGAGATGCTCAAGCCCTCTTCTGCCCTGATGGGATACGGTCTGGGCAAGGATGTTGCTCTGCTGACCGACGGACGATTCTCCGGAGGATCTCATGGTTTCCTCATTGGTCACATTGTCCCCGAGGCTTACGAGGGAGGTCCCATTGGTCTGGTTGAGGACGGCGATGAGATCATCATCGACGCTGACAACAACATCATCGAcctgcttgttgatgagAAGACCATGGCTGAGCGAAAGGCCAAGTGGACTCCCCCCGCTCCTCGATACACCTCTGGAACCCTGCACAAGTACTCCAAGCTTGTGTCCGACGCCTCCACTGGCTGTATCACTGACGCCTAA